From Carassius auratus strain Wakin chromosome 10, ASM336829v1, whole genome shotgun sequence, a single genomic window includes:
- the LOC113110370 gene encoding CAP-Gly domain-containing linker protein 1-like: MSTGKPSGLKPPTKIGKPAATPSKTSPTSAGAKAVTSPTSNTAQDAASDFSVGERVWVNGNKPGYVQFIGGTQFAPGQWAGIVLDEPIGKNDGSVSGVRYFQCEDLRGIFTRPSKLSHTPLPEREANGTPTPANKTSTSPAKDPVPVTQTTSATTKTSTNLTRAASESASNLSETDSAKKLQRELKLGDRVLVGGTKAGVVRFLGETDFAKGDWCGVELDEPLGKNDGAVAGARYFQCLPKYGLFAPTHKVTRIGFPSTTPAKSKSSRRRSTLKNSPSASSISSLSSVTSSVGGKPSRAGLLTETSARYARKISGTTALQEALKEKQQHIEQLLAERDIERTEVARATSHAGEVQQELALLRQGQEQYAVEMEAKLDQLRRLVETADRDKVELMNQLEEEKRKVEDLQFSVEEACITKGDLETQTKMEHAHIKELEQSLLFEKTKADKLQRELEDTRVATVSERSRIMELEKEVSDLHLQLRTLRAETAGSASPPLQDKKIKELNFELENRQKEVLIFQQKLTSSEQEKTSLQQQLQDLKQKLDTAVEDNNKATLAMQEMERNIKMQEEKLDQVSREKEDMQRDVAVRQQQEQTKSEERELQMKELKEKLGRAEGELNRITERSAELEEQVVELKAFKDQTQGLQTDEKLEQMTKRNEKLQEEVNMLYSPYHEDNIDSWSYKASVCLCKRERVLGRQRGESSCLSLSAGGRRGCIIDRAHLFGNNRKDMDVTALQQDYTDSVYSSLCQVKIALL; this comes from the exons ATGAGTACGGGGAAGCCGAGTGGTCTCAAACCACCCACCAAGATTGGTAAACCAGCTGCGACGCCAAGCAAAACCTCACCCACCTCAG CTGGTGCAAAGGCTGTAACATCCCCAACCTCTAATACAGCCCAAGATGCTGCATCAGATTTCTCTGTTGGCGAACGAGTTTGGGTCAATGGAAATAAACCGGGTTATGTGCAGTTCATCGGAGGGACCCAGTTTGCACCAGGCCAATGGGCGGGAATAGTTCTAGACGAGCCCATAGGGAAAAACGATGGCTCTGTGTCTGGAGTGCGCTACTTCCAGTGTGAGGACTTGAGAGGTATATTTACTCGGCCCTCCAAACTGTCTCACACTCCCCTGCCAGAGCGTGAAGCCAATGGCACACCAACACCCGCCAACAAGACATCCACCTCCCCTGCCAAAGATCCCGTTCCTGTCACTCAAACCACTAGTGCAACCACCAAAACTTCAACAAACCTAACAAGAGCCGCCAGCGAGTCTGCATCCAATCTGTCTGAGACAGATTCGGCCAAGAAGTTGCAGCGGGAACTGAAGTTGGGTGATCGCGTTCTG GTTGGTGGAACCAAGGCAGGTGTTGTGCGTTTCTTGGGCGAAACTGACTTTGCAAAAGGTGATTGGTGCGGCGTTGAGTTGGACGAGCCTCTTGGCAAGAATGATGGGGCAGTTGCTGGTGCAAG ATATTTCCAGTGCCTACCAAAGTATGGACTGTTCGCTCCTACTCACAAAGTCACCCGCATTGGATTCCCGTCCACCACTCCCGCTAAATCCAAATCCTCCAGGCGCAGGTCGACCCTAAAGAACAGCCCCAGCGCATCCTCCATCAGCTCCCTCAGCTCTGTCACCTCCTCAGTTGGAGGCAAACCCAGCCGAGCAGGCCTG CTCACAGAGACGTCGGCTCGGTACGCACGGAAGATCTCAGGCACCACGGCCCTGCAGGAGGCCCTAAAGGAGaagcagcagcacatcgagcagCTCCTGGCTGAGCGGGACATAGAGAGGACAGAAGTGGCACGAGCCACAAGTCATGCCGGAGAGGTGCAGCAAGAGCTGGCGCTGCTCAGACAGGGCCAGGAACAG TACGCTGTGGAGATGGAAGCCAAGTTGGACCAGCTGCGGAGACTCGTAGAGACTGCAGACAGAGATAAAGTGGAGCTGATGAATCAACTGGAAGAAGAAAAGAG AAAAGTGGAGGACCTGCAGTTCAGTGTAGAGGAAGCTTGCATTACCAAAGGTGACCTAGAG ACGCAGACCAAAATGGAGCATGCCCACATTAAGGAGCTTGAACAGAGTCTTCTCTTTGAAAAGACCAAAGCAGATAAACTCCAGAGGGAGTTAGAGGATACTAGG GTGGCCACAGTGTCCGAGCGCTCCAGAATCATGGAGCTGGAAAAGGAAGTGTCCGATTTGCATCTTCAGCTGAGAACTCTCCGGGCTGAGACCGCGGGATCAGCCTCACCTCCATTACAAGACAAAAAG ATCAAGGAGCTGAACTTTGAACTGGAAAACAGACAGAAGGAAGTGCTCATATTCCAGCAGAAACTCACTTCCTCTGAACAGGAGAAAACATCCCTCCAGCAGCAGCTGCAAGATCTA AAGCAGAAACTTGACACAGCAGTGGAGGACAATAATAAAGCAACACTAGCCATGCAAG AAATggaaagaaacattaaaatgcagGAAGAGAAGCTGGATCAGGTGTCCAGGGAGAAGGAGGACATGCAGAGGGATGTGGCCGTTCGGCAGCAGCAGGAACAGACGAAGAGTGAAGAGAGAGAGCTTCAGATGAAGGAGCTGAAGGAGAAGTTGGGCCGAGCAGAAGGAGAGCTGAACAGAATCACAGAGAGAAGTGCTGAGCTGGAAGAGCAGGTGGTGGAACTGAAAGCCTTCAAAGACCAAACCCAG GGTTTACAGACTGATGAAAAGCTGGAGCAGATGACAAAGAGAAATGAGAAGTTGCAGGAGGAGGTAAATATGCTTTATTCTCCTTATCATGAAGATAACATTGACTCCTGGTCATATAAGGCT AGCGTGTGTTTGTGCAAACGTGAGCGTGTGCTGGGACGCCAGAGGGGCGAGAGCtcgtgcctctctctctctgcaggggGCCGTAGGGGATGTATCATTGATAGGGCACATTTGTTTGGAAATAACAGGAAAGACATGGATGTGACAGCACTCCAACAGGACTACACGGACAGCGTTTATAGTTCTCTGTGCCAGGTAAAGATCGCTCTTCTGTAG